Proteins co-encoded in one Candidatus Babeliales bacterium genomic window:
- a CDS encoding pyridoxamine 5'-phosphate oxidase family protein, with the protein MAKHVGVKLPDDLIAILKTGKTVAVLATFSEKGLPHTTPIQCLYPKGLESILMSIHKDHTGYRNMVWQKKVMLCFLDENNVAYSVLGRAGVVRAPSSVHPLMNVVRVDIIDIKSDRSVLSRVDSGVRWNYTSPEAEELSVALLDELRELSKTL; encoded by the coding sequence ATGGCGAAACATGTTGGTGTAAAGCTTCCTGATGATCTCATAGCTATTTTGAAAACCGGTAAGACAGTCGCGGTTTTGGCGACTTTTTCAGAAAAAGGCCTTCCCCATACAACGCCGATTCAATGCCTTTATCCCAAGGGGCTTGAAAGTATCTTGATGTCAATTCATAAGGATCACACAGGGTACCGTAATATGGTTTGGCAGAAAAAGGTAATGTTGTGTTTTCTTGATGAAAATAACGTTGCCTACAGTGTCTTGGGTCGTGCAGGTGTCGTGCGTGCACCATCGTCTGTGCACCCACTCATGAATGTGGTTCGTGTCGATATTATCGATATCAAGAGTGACCGTTCGGTATTGAGCCGTGTCGATAGCGGGGTTCGTTGGAATTATACATCGCCAGAAGCTGAAGAGCTTTCGGTTGCACTTTTAGACGAATTACGAGAACTCTCCAAAACGTTATAA
- a CDS encoding DUF58 domain-containing protein, protein MLAPEVLKKIRQIEITTRRLLSGMYVGDVSTAHKGSGFEFEQIRDYVPNDDVRFIDWKSTARMQRLQVREYIEERNRSIILMVDRSQSMFFSSREQLTHDAVVELAAILALVADYGKDSVGLLIFSNEVDRFIPPARGRAHIHRVMKELFTIQPTHARTSISLAFNYILECKQKNALLIALSDFVDEQFSRSLSLACHVHEIIALRCCDVRMKKLPEMGFITMFDPETQEECCVDVRHVNKFLRERMIEQNKVFKRNGVDVLDLEPGAWKISDMVTFFKRRLQY, encoded by the coding sequence ATGCTTGCTCCTGAAGTACTAAAAAAAATTCGTCAAATCGAAATTACTACGCGGCGGTTGTTGAGTGGGATGTATGTTGGCGATGTAAGTACAGCGCATAAGGGATCCGGTTTTGAGTTCGAGCAAATTCGAGATTATGTCCCCAATGATGATGTTCGCTTTATTGATTGGAAAAGCACCGCACGTATGCAGCGCTTGCAGGTACGGGAGTACATTGAAGAAAGGAACCGATCAATCATTCTGATGGTGGATCGTTCGCAGTCGATGTTTTTCAGTTCACGTGAACAATTAACTCATGATGCGGTGGTGGAACTTGCTGCAATATTGGCTTTAGTGGCTGACTATGGTAAAGATTCTGTTGGGCTTTTGATTTTTTCTAATGAGGTTGATCGATTTATTCCGCCTGCTCGCGGGCGCGCGCATATTCATAGAGTTATGAAGGAACTTTTTACGATTCAACCAACGCATGCTCGCACAAGCATTTCATTGGCGTTCAATTACATTCTTGAGTGCAAACAAAAAAATGCACTTTTAATTGCCCTTTCAGATTTTGTTGATGAACAATTTTCGCGATCGTTGTCATTGGCATGCCATGTGCATGAAATTATTGCTCTTCGTTGTTGTGATGTCCGCATGAAGAAACTTCCTGAAATGGGATTCATAACAATGTTTGATCCAGAAACCCAAGAAGAATGTTGTGTTGATGTACGTCATGTGAATAAATTTTTGCGGGAGCGTATGATTGAGCAGAACAAGGTCTTTAAAAGGAATGGAGTTGATGTGCTTGATCTAGAACCAGGGGCATGGAAGATCAGCGATATGGTGACGTTTTTTAAACGACGCTTACAGTACTAG
- the serS gene encoding serine--tRNA ligase: MIDRHLLREQPEETIKKLKLKDPSFNAERLVELDVVVRELQQRIEALRKQRNDLADKGKSGVTQALRDQSAEVGKKLKQAEQEFQQVSAEFSDLYLSCPNIPETTLPVGGPDKNQVVREWGKQPSFSFTPKHHLDLAVAAQWIDFETAAVTTGSQFPLYKGDAVKLVYALTMFMLKHNMRHGYSPVLPPALVNEESLFVASNFPKFKDQVYAVKDEDLYLIPTAEVSLLNMYRKNIFHSEQLPERLCAWTSCFRREAGGYGATERGLIRVHQFEKVELFAFTKPEDSSQELERMLTCAEEILQALGLHYRVSLLATQDCSFPSAKTFDIEVWMPGQNAYFEVSSCSNCTDFQARRGSIRYREKEGAKPQLVHTLNGSSLALSRLMVALIETYQQKDGTIVIPDVLKREGLF; encoded by the coding sequence ATGATCGATCGTCATTTGCTACGTGAACAACCAGAAGAAACTATCAAAAAGCTCAAATTAAAGGATCCATCCTTTAACGCTGAACGGCTTGTTGAGCTTGATGTTGTTGTCCGGGAGTTGCAGCAGAGGATCGAGGCGTTGCGGAAACAGCGGAATGACCTCGCCGATAAGGGGAAGTCTGGTGTCACACAGGCGTTGCGTGACCAGTCTGCGGAGGTTGGTAAAAAATTAAAGCAGGCCGAACAAGAATTTCAGCAGGTAAGTGCGGAGTTTTCAGATCTCTATCTTTCCTGTCCAAATATTCCAGAGACAACTTTACCAGTTGGGGGACCAGATAAAAATCAGGTAGTCAGAGAGTGGGGTAAGCAGCCATCATTTTCATTTACACCAAAGCACCATCTTGATCTTGCAGTTGCAGCTCAATGGATTGATTTCGAAACTGCAGCAGTGACGACGGGAAGTCAGTTCCCTCTCTACAAAGGTGATGCTGTCAAGTTGGTATATGCTCTAACCATGTTTATGCTGAAGCATAATATGAGGCATGGGTATAGTCCCGTGTTGCCGCCAGCACTTGTAAATGAAGAGTCGTTGTTTGTTGCAAGTAATTTTCCCAAGTTTAAAGATCAAGTTTATGCGGTAAAAGATGAAGATCTGTACTTGATTCCTACGGCAGAAGTAAGTCTTCTTAATATGTACAGAAAAAACATATTTCATTCTGAACAACTTCCAGAAAGACTGTGTGCGTGGACGAGCTGTTTTCGCCGTGAAGCAGGGGGGTATGGAGCAACGGAGCGCGGTCTTATTCGAGTCCATCAATTTGAGAAAGTTGAGCTTTTTGCATTTACGAAACCCGAAGATAGTAGCCAAGAGCTAGAACGCATGCTTACATGCGCAGAAGAAATCTTGCAAGCGCTTGGGCTTCACTATCGTGTGAGTTTACTAGCAACGCAAGATTGTTCATTCCCATCGGCAAAAACATTCGACATTGAAGTATGGATGCCAGGGCAAAATGCGTATTTTGAAGTATCTTCTTGTAGTAATTGTACTGATTTCCAGGCGCGGCGAGGTAGTATTCGATATCGTGAAAAAGAGGGCGCTAAGCCGCAGCTTGTCCATACACTGAATGGATCATCCTTGGCGTTGTCGCGATTGATGGTTGCGCTTATAGAAACCTATCAGCAAAAAGATGGTACTATTGTGATCCCTGACGTTCTTAAACGGGAAGGTTTGTTTTAG
- a CDS encoding HU family DNA-binding protein, which produces MNKSELINALSEETTFSKKDVARVLAAFERIVKRTLQKGSKLSMTGFGTFWVSRRPARKGINPSTKERIELPEINVPRFKPGKGLKELVRTIG; this is translated from the coding sequence ATGAACAAGAGTGAACTAATCAACGCTCTTAGTGAAGAAACTACGTTCAGCAAAAAAGACGTTGCTCGTGTACTTGCTGCTTTTGAACGTATTGTGAAAAGGACTCTACAAAAGGGATCAAAACTTTCTATGACCGGGTTCGGAACTTTCTGGGTATCTCGTCGGCCTGCGCGTAAGGGTATTAACCCTTCAACTAAGGAGCGTATTGAGCTTCCTGAAATTAACGTTCCTCGATTTAAGCCGGGCAAAGGCTTGAAAGAGCTCGTACGTACCATCGGTTAA
- a CDS encoding TatD family hydrolase has translation MFIDTHCHINMMVKKEFDAPLTQKNVDLASSVVQDAHHKHVMKIINIGTSVPESKNCILLANTFPSVYATVALHPNDCTTRWMEDFNILRKMVAQKEKNQIVAIGECGLDYHYHDHDKQRQHYAFHAHIELALEHQLPVVIHTRDAIEETLKILEQYTPDIRGVVHCFSEDLAIAREIIAWGLYIGIGGAVTYPKNEILQTVAREIPLQKILLETDAPFLPPQQYRGKQNHPKYIPLIGDFIAQLRRISSEEIAQVTTCQAEQLFKI, from the coding sequence ATGTTTATCGACACGCATTGCCATATTAATATGATGGTAAAAAAAGAATTTGATGCTCCATTAACACAAAAAAATGTTGATCTGGCTTCATCTGTCGTCCAGGATGCTCATCATAAACACGTTATGAAGATCATTAATATTGGCACAAGCGTGCCTGAAAGCAAAAATTGTATTCTTTTGGCGAACACCTTTCCAAGCGTATATGCGACTGTTGCGCTTCATCCCAATGATTGCACAACACGCTGGATGGAGGATTTCAATATTCTTAGAAAGATGGTAGCTCAAAAAGAAAAAAACCAGATCGTCGCTATCGGAGAATGTGGCCTTGATTACCATTATCACGACCATGATAAACAACGACAGCACTATGCCTTTCATGCCCATATTGAATTAGCCCTAGAGCACCAATTACCGGTTGTTATTCATACCCGTGATGCTATAGAAGAAACGCTCAAGATTCTTGAACAATACACTCCTGATATACGAGGTGTCGTTCATTGCTTTTCAGAGGATCTTGCCATTGCACGAGAAATTATTGCATGGGGCCTCTATATCGGCATCGGAGGTGCCGTAACGTATCCTAAAAATGAAATACTGCAAACAGTTGCTCGTGAGATTCCTCTACAAAAGATCCTTCTGGAAACAGATGCGCCATTTCTCCCGCCCCAACAATATCGTGGCAAACAAAATCATCCAAAATATATCCCCCTGATCGGAGACTTCATCGCACAGCTGCGTCGCATTTCTTCTGAAGAAATTGCTCAAGTCACCACCTGCCAAGCAGAACAACTTTTTAAAATATAA
- a CDS encoding metal-dependent hydrolase — MPNYKGHLLGGVVAWGLLLYGVRDVHPTGITCMEWLGWCLFGSLFPDIDTHSKGRKIFYYAVSTGLIYFLLAGKYQFFIALSMVSVVPFFVRHRGIFHRAWFILLCCIVPWLYIRTTFPQYVVPAQWSVLFFGIGALSHLLLDFGVARTIKRL, encoded by the coding sequence ATGCCTAATTATAAAGGCCACCTTCTTGGAGGTGTAGTTGCCTGGGGACTTTTGTTGTATGGCGTCCGTGATGTTCATCCGACAGGGATTACCTGTATGGAATGGCTTGGATGGTGTTTATTCGGATCTCTTTTTCCAGACATTGATACACATAGTAAAGGGCGCAAGATCTTTTATTATGCGGTAAGCACAGGCTTGATTTATTTTTTACTGGCAGGAAAATATCAGTTCTTCATAGCCCTGAGTATGGTGTCAGTAGTTCCGTTTTTTGTTCGACATAGAGGGATCTTTCACAGAGCGTGGTTTATTCTCCTTTGTTGCATTGTTCCATGGTTGTATATCAGAACAACCTTTCCGCAATATGTTGTTCCTGCTCAGTGGTCGGTATTATTTTTTGGTATAGGTGCTTTATCCCATTTACTCCTTGATTTTGGTGTTGCACGTACTATAAAACGTTTATAG
- a CDS encoding SpoIID/LytB domain-containing protein codes for MMWRGKWFVCCAIFQIVAQDFTIRVLLDEESDSGKHWIISGDRGVYVSNPQDPSRCSQCQQVAIGHDIHGLIVYDENGRCVRGISIVKIEPVEGNCFYDDRYYQGTLYTIWYDNQALLINQLDLEDYLYSVLRAESFPGWPLEMNKIIAITCRSYAIAKIMSAQKRKKPYHIKSTNKHQTYRGYHNREILRKAVKETEGLFLAYEEKPILAMFDICCGGVIPAKKSGMNFQHAPYLKRSYACTHCMSCKSYQWSTSYTLQEFEVLLRKEIPRLRGIKSVQIHKKDSAGVVKSVLIKANSGYHYISGSKLLSLSENMKSACFTMKQTERKITMHGKGFGHHMGLCQWGARQLVKDCWPYERILNYYYPETTIMKLRAAEISHA; via the coding sequence ATGATGTGGCGTGGTAAGTGGTTTGTTTGTTGTGCTATTTTTCAAATCGTGGCGCAAGATTTTACAATACGAGTATTGCTCGATGAAGAATCAGATTCAGGTAAACATTGGATTATATCTGGTGATCGTGGTGTATATGTCTCGAATCCACAAGACCCATCACGCTGTTCTCAGTGCCAGCAAGTTGCCATTGGACACGATATCCATGGATTGATTGTTTACGACGAAAATGGTCGTTGTGTGCGAGGCATATCTATTGTGAAAATAGAACCGGTAGAGGGGAACTGCTTTTATGATGATCGTTATTATCAGGGAACTTTATATACGATTTGGTATGACAACCAAGCTCTCTTGATTAATCAATTGGATCTTGAAGATTATCTGTATTCAGTGTTGCGTGCTGAAAGTTTTCCCGGATGGCCGCTAGAGATGAATAAGATTATTGCGATTACGTGTCGTAGCTATGCCATTGCAAAAATTATGTCTGCGCAAAAAAGAAAGAAACCTTACCATATCAAGAGTACGAATAAGCATCAAACGTACCGTGGCTATCATAATCGTGAAATTTTACGTAAGGCAGTTAAAGAAACAGAAGGTTTATTTCTTGCATACGAAGAAAAGCCAATATTAGCAATGTTTGATATTTGTTGCGGGGGAGTTATTCCTGCAAAAAAATCGGGCATGAACTTCCAGCATGCTCCCTATCTTAAACGATCGTATGCATGTACGCATTGCATGTCATGTAAATCCTATCAATGGTCAACATCATATACGCTGCAAGAATTTGAGGTGCTGCTTAGAAAAGAAATCCCTCGACTTCGTGGTATTAAGTCGGTACAGATACATAAAAAAGATAGTGCGGGTGTAGTAAAGAGTGTTCTTATCAAAGCGAACAGTGGATACCACTATATTTCTGGATCCAAATTGCTTTCATTGTCAGAAAATATGAAAAGTGCTTGTTTTACTATGAAGCAAACCGAGCGTAAGATCACGATGCACGGTAAGGGATTTGGTCACCACATGGGCTTATGCCAATGGGGAGCACGGCAGTTGGTTAAAGATTGTTGGCCGTATGAACGTATTCTCAACTATTACTATCCAGAGACAACCATTATGAAACTGAGAGCAGCGGAAATTTCTCATGCCTAA
- a CDS encoding ribonuclease HI family protein, with protein MKQMSLFKSDRTSCSLQPKFVLFIDGAARNNPGPAGAGVYLSQGTKPIVQEGHFLGIRTNNQAEYLALLLGIFYLKQHALPGDEVCIKSDSELLVRQMQGTYKVKHPELHRLQRAAFSLLSIFSYGIEHIMRDKNTQADALANQGIDKKVVVSEAFIAMLRSYDVAW; from the coding sequence ATGAAGCAGATGTCTCTTTTTAAATCAGACCGTACGTCATGTTCTCTTCAGCCGAAATTTGTCTTGTTTATTGATGGAGCGGCTCGTAATAATCCGGGCCCAGCGGGTGCAGGTGTATATTTGAGTCAAGGAACAAAACCTATCGTGCAAGAAGGACATTTTCTCGGTATTAGAACTAACAATCAAGCAGAATATTTGGCTTTATTACTTGGTATTTTTTATCTCAAACAACATGCGCTTCCAGGTGATGAAGTCTGTATTAAATCCGATTCTGAACTTCTTGTCCGTCAGATGCAGGGGACATATAAAGTGAAGCACCCTGAACTTCATCGTCTTCAACGAGCTGCATTTTCTCTGCTGAGCATATTTTCCTATGGCATAGAACATATTATGCGCGACAAAAATACCCAAGCGGATGCTTTGGCAAATCAGGGAATTGATAAAAAGGTTGTAGTTTCAGAAGCGTTTATAGCGATGTTGCGAAGTTATGATGTGGCGTGGTAA
- a CDS encoding type I glyceraldehyde-3-phosphate dehydrogenase, giving the protein MIRIALNGFGRIGKNFLRAFLQNERARKKIEVSAINVGPGNPEFVAHEFKYDTLLGRYTGDARIEKGVLVVDDYAIPIIAECDPKKLPWRAMNIDWVVEATGHFTKREGAQGHIQAGANKVLITAPARDEDITIIPGVNMSQYDATKHSIVSLGSCSTNAFVPMSDVLNRAFGIKYGFIATTHAYTNTQALLDVDIGDPRRNRAAALNIVPTSTGATKLMGRVIPELEGKIQGHALRVPVAKVSLADFVFEAERPLSIKAIHEAFEDASEGSMRGILALTMEPLVSSDYSCNSHSVVIDGQMTQVCGPLAKVYGWYDNEWAYSVRLIDFLSYVTEST; this is encoded by the coding sequence ATGATTCGTATAGCATTGAATGGATTTGGAAGAATTGGGAAAAATTTTTTGCGTGCTTTTTTACAAAATGAACGTGCGCGAAAAAAAATAGAAGTGAGCGCTATTAATGTTGGTCCAGGAAATCCTGAATTTGTTGCGCATGAATTCAAGTATGACACATTACTTGGTAGATACACCGGTGACGCACGGATTGAAAAAGGGGTTCTTGTTGTTGATGATTACGCTATTCCTATTATTGCAGAATGTGACCCGAAAAAGTTGCCCTGGCGCGCAATGAATATTGATTGGGTTGTTGAGGCAACAGGGCATTTTACCAAGCGTGAAGGAGCACAGGGCCATATCCAGGCGGGTGCGAATAAAGTTCTTATTACTGCTCCTGCTCGAGATGAGGATATCACCATTATTCCCGGCGTGAACATGAGTCAGTATGATGCAACAAAGCATTCCATTGTTTCTTTAGGAAGTTGTAGTACGAATGCATTTGTTCCAATGTCAGATGTACTTAATAGAGCATTTGGTATTAAATACGGGTTTATTGCAACAACTCATGCATATACTAATACACAAGCCTTGTTAGATGTTGACATCGGCGATCCAAGAAGGAATCGTGCGGCAGCTTTAAATATTGTGCCAACTTCAACGGGTGCAACCAAGTTAATGGGACGAGTGATACCAGAGCTGGAGGGTAAGATTCAGGGGCATGCTCTTCGTGTTCCTGTTGCAAAAGTATCGTTGGCAGATTTTGTTTTTGAAGCAGAGAGGCCTCTCTCGATTAAAGCAATTCATGAAGCATTTGAGGATGCCAGCGAAGGGTCTATGAGGGGAATTCTTGCCCTTACGATGGAGCCGCTAGTTTCGAGTGATTACTCCTGCAATAGCCATTCAGTGGTGATTGATGGGCAGATGACACAGGTATGTGGTCCTCTGGCCAAGGTCTATGGCTGGTATGATAATGAGTGGGCGTATTCCGTTCGTTTAATCGATTTTCTATCATACGTTACGGAATCTACTTAA
- a CDS encoding deoxyribonuclease IV: MRLLGLHLRMVHSLQEVIDQALRFSLPMLQCFLTDHASGKVLSVTDEERDLMKSLSSQMGMLCVHASYRTNLCRPDHRNFHTLRKEIKLAALLGFHAVIIHPGSAKWCRNKQRGLEELVSSLDSLTQKDIPVKITLENVAHGGYSIGGLIDDFAYVKRRVRRPDQICFCIDTAHAYAYGYDLSDFQAQDDFITLLESAIGLDSVTVLHLNDSKKGLGKRIDQHADIGQGNICDEALKRFILHEKLAHIPVILELPALSQDACYASYKKVLQWHESLPTVDMAHEVKKELL; the protein is encoded by the coding sequence ATGCGCTTACTCGGCCTGCATTTGAGGATGGTACATTCCCTGCAGGAGGTTATAGATCAAGCGCTACGCTTTTCGTTGCCCATGCTCCAATGTTTTTTAACTGATCATGCGTCAGGCAAGGTGCTATCTGTTACCGATGAGGAAAGAGATTTGATGAAGAGTCTTTCTTCGCAAATGGGTATGCTATGTGTGCACGCATCATACAGAACCAATCTGTGTCGGCCTGATCATCGTAATTTCCATACGCTTCGCAAAGAAATTAAACTTGCAGCATTACTTGGGTTTCATGCTGTCATTATTCACCCAGGATCTGCTAAATGGTGCCGCAATAAGCAACGTGGCTTGGAAGAACTAGTTTCTTCTCTTGATAGCCTTACTCAAAAAGATATTCCAGTGAAAATTACTTTAGAAAACGTTGCACACGGCGGCTATTCAATTGGTGGCTTGATTGATGATTTTGCTTACGTTAAGCGACGTGTTCGTCGTCCTGATCAGATTTGTTTTTGTATTGATACTGCACATGCATATGCGTACGGATATGATCTTTCAGATTTTCAAGCACAAGATGATTTTATTACACTTCTTGAGTCTGCAATTGGTCTTGATTCTGTCACTGTGCTGCACCTCAATGATTCCAAGAAGGGGCTAGGAAAGCGGATTGATCAACATGCTGACATTGGACAAGGAAATATTTGTGATGAGGCACTAAAACGCTTTATACTACATGAAAAGCTAGCGCATATTCCTGTCATTCTAGAATTACCAGCCCTATCTCAGGATGCGTGCTATGCATCCTATAAAAAAGTTCTACAATGGCATGAGTCGTTACCGACTGTTGATATGGCTCACGAGGTTAAGAAGGAGTTGCTATGA
- a CDS encoding phosphomannomutase/phosphoglucomutase produces MQKHIFREYDIRGIVGSELNVENVYSFARSLAYYMRRKEPQLQLVAVGMDGRTHSPAIKDELVRGLQDSGIDVLFIGMCPTPVMYFSLHTLPVDAGVMITASHNPAEYNGIKMCIGKVSVFGKQVAELRDLFFAGKQLNASRQGTYTECDVVSLYVQWLADNFKNLHNMPLRAIVDCGNAVGGIVLPRLIEAFGWKQVELLYPEVDGSYPNHEADPSVAKNMEDLKKKLQSGTYDVGIGLDGDCDRMGAMTHDGELIPGDQLLAIFSKPILKNNPGRSVVFDVKASTALVDLITRWGGQPRFSPCGHAMIKRAMAETEALVGGELSCHFCFKDRYFGFDDGVYAALRLFELLLESDKSLKDMLATFPQTVHSPEIRISCDEQAKQNVVDTVKKFFTAREDVNLITIDGIRAAMPYGWGLVRASNTQPMISMRFEASSQEDLKRLKDEFAVALKPFFDEALLDHMLRG; encoded by the coding sequence ATGCAAAAACATATTTTTAGAGAATATGATATCCGTGGAATTGTAGGATCAGAGTTGAACGTTGAAAACGTTTATTCCTTTGCACGATCACTTGCTTATTATATGAGGCGTAAAGAACCACAATTACAACTTGTTGCTGTAGGTATGGATGGTCGGACCCATTCTCCTGCTATCAAAGATGAATTGGTACGTGGTTTACAAGATAGTGGTATCGATGTGCTCTTTATTGGTATGTGTCCAACCCCGGTCATGTATTTCTCTCTTCATACCTTGCCAGTTGATGCTGGTGTTATGATTACTGCCTCACACAATCCTGCAGAGTACAACGGAATCAAGATGTGTATCGGGAAAGTATCGGTATTTGGTAAACAAGTTGCAGAACTACGCGACCTGTTTTTTGCAGGCAAACAACTCAACGCATCACGTCAGGGCACCTATACAGAATGTGATGTTGTGTCACTCTATGTACAATGGCTTGCAGACAATTTTAAAAACTTACATAACATGCCGTTGCGTGCAATTGTTGATTGTGGAAATGCTGTTGGTGGCATTGTGCTCCCGCGTTTAATCGAGGCATTTGGTTGGAAACAAGTAGAGTTATTGTATCCAGAGGTTGATGGTTCATATCCAAATCATGAAGCAGATCCTTCTGTTGCAAAAAACATGGAAGACCTCAAGAAGAAATTACAAAGCGGAACATATGATGTTGGCATTGGTCTTGACGGAGACTGTGATCGTATGGGTGCTATGACGCATGACGGAGAGCTTATTCCGGGTGATCAACTTCTGGCGATCTTTAGTAAACCGATTTTAAAAAACAATCCCGGACGTTCAGTTGTATTTGATGTCAAAGCATCAACCGCGTTAGTTGATCTGATTACACGATGGGGTGGGCAACCACGATTCTCGCCATGTGGTCACGCAATGATCAAGCGCGCAATGGCAGAAACGGAGGCATTAGTTGGTGGTGAACTTAGTTGCCATTTCTGCTTTAAGGATAGGTATTTTGGATTTGACGACGGTGTTTACGCAGCGCTTCGCTTGTTTGAACTTTTACTCGAAAGTGATAAATCCTTGAAGGACATGTTGGCTACCTTTCCACAAACTGTTCATTCGCCAGAGATCAGAATTTCATGTGATGAGCAAGCCAAGCAGAATGTCGTTGATACGGTTAAGAAATTTTTTACTGCGCGCGAAGATGTTAATCTCATTACTATTGATGGGATTCGTGCTGCAATGCCGTACGGATGGGGCTTAGTGCGCGCCTCAAATACACAGCCAATGATATCAATGCGATTTGAGGCATCTTCTCAAGAAGATCTCAAGCGCTTAAAAGATGAGTTTGCTGTGGCACTTAAACCATTTTTTGATGAAGCATTATTAGATCATATGTTACGAGGATGA